The window AACTTTCTCGCCGTGGATTTGAGCCGCCTGAGCCAGAGCTGCGTGTGCTCCGTCGATGGCTTGTTGGGCGCGGATTTCTTCCTGGAGCGCGTCGTGCAGATCGACTTTGACAAGAAAACGATTCGGCTGTTCGAGCGCGCCGTTGCCTCAACAAACGGCGAAATCCTCCCGCTGGAGATTCGCCGCGGCGTGCTTCAGCTCCAGGTCGAAGTCAACAACGCGGCGCCGGGATGGGTGCGGTTGGACACCGGCTGCGCGTCTTCGTTGGAGTGGGTTGTTTCGCACCATCCGCCCCGTGCCGAGTCATTCAAAATGTCTATTGGCCTGGCTGAGATTCGCATTCCGGAATCTTTGCTCAACGTCCGGCTGGGGAGCCGCAAGCATTCGGTGCTGGCCGGACTGCACGAACGCGAGTTGTTTCCTTCGGAACGCGGACTGTTGGGAACAGGATTCCTTTCCCGATTCGCGCGGGTCACGGTGGACGCAAAGGGTGGCCGTCTGATCCTGGAGAGGCGGCCTCTGGACGAAGAGCAATAAGAGCGAGTTTCAAGTTTCGGGTTCAAAGTTCGATGTTCGATTTTGTCCCGTGAGGAACGCCTTGGAACGCCTTGAACTTTCAAACCTGAAACTTTGAACATGGAAATCGGAGGGATTCGGACATCCGTGGCGTAGTAAGGAGGTGGATAAAACAAAAACCACGTGGGCAATCCCACTCGAACAAACAAGTTTATGAAAACCATTCACCGATTCTTACTGGCCGCAACTCTCCTCACCACGCTCGCAGCCGTGCCTACCGCGCGTGCCGCAGATGAACCTCTCGCCTCGCCCCGGGCGAAGGCCAATCAGATCAAACGCGTCAGCGGCATTGGCAGCGATGTGGATTTTGTCCACGCCAATGCGCTCCCCATCGCATCACCACGGAGCTTGGCGATCCGGCATCCGGGGGTGGCCGGTTTCCGGAATGACGTGGACCTGGCACACAAGCCGCAACCGTTGTTCACTCCCAAACATCTCGCCGTCTTCGGCGCGAAGACTGAGAAGTTTGAAATCGCCCCGCTCAAGTAGTTGTGGCGAAACTCTTCAATGAGTGATATGGGGTGGCATCGAACCATGAACACCGGCAAACCTGACAACAACGACGAGGCGCTGCGCCAGGTGTTGCAACGCTGGGAAGTGAAGGGGCCATTGCCAGCCGGTTTCAGCAGCGAAGTCTGGCGTCGCATCGAACGCACGCAAAGACCGCAGGATCAGACTGCCATCCACTGGCTGACGAATCTTTTGGACCACGCCTTGATCAAGCCTTCAGTCGCGCTGACCTATTTGATGGCGCTCCTGGTCGGCGGTTCGGTTCTCGGCTGGTTTCAAGCCCAGCGGGACAAGAGCCAAACGCACGAGCTACTCGGTCAGCGTTACGTCCAACGGATCGATCCGTACCAAAGAACGCGTTAGCCAGCCATGATCCGGAGCATCACCGTTTTGGCGGCGGGTTTGGTTGTGGGAGTCGGCGCGTACCTGGGTTTATATTTTGCCGGCACGTCGTCGCGCCGGGAAATGCTCCACAGCCAGACTCCCGAATTGCTCTGGTTGAAAAACGAATTCAACTTGAGCGATGCGGAATTCGAGCGCGTCTCCCGCCTCCACGACGGCTACCTTCCGCAATGCACCCAGATGTGCGCTCGCATCGCGGCCAAGGACGCGGAACTGAAAGCGCTGCTGAGCCAGACCAATGTGCTGACCGCCGAGATTGAAGCCAAGCTCACCGAAGCTTCCCAGCTTCGGCTCGAATGTCAGAAGAACATGCTCAAGCATTTCTACGAGGTCAGCCGAACGATGAAGCCGGATCAGGGCAAACGCTACCTGGCCTGGGTTCAGGAAAAGACTTTTCTGCCGGATCACGGCATGGCGGGCGAGCAAGAGGCGGGGCAAGTCCATGAGCACGCGGCCGAGCGATGAGGAGGATGCCGCGGACATGGCAAGCCTGGCGGCCGGTCGAGACGCCGCGCTCGATGGATTGATGGCGCGGCATGGCGAGCGGCTTTTCCACTACCTCATTCGCCTCCTGCAAAACGAAGATGACGCGAGCGACCTGGCTCAGGAGACTTTCGTCCGCGTCTATCAGCACCGGACCCGATTCAACCCCCAGGCCCGCTTTTCCACCTGGCTCTACACCATCGCCACGAACTTGGTTCGCTCGGAATACCGTTGGCGCAAACGGCGACCGCACGTTTCTCTCGAAGCGGAAAACCCGGAAACCGGGCATGACTTTCGGGAGACCATTGCCGATGGGCGCGCATCGCCGAGCGAGTCCATTCTGGCGGACGAGCGGGCTGAGCTGGTGCGCAGTGCCGTGAGGAGCTTGCCGGACGATCTGCGCGTGCCGTTGATTCTCTTCGAGTACGAGCGGAAGTCGCAATCGGAAATCGCCGCGATCCTCGATTGTTCCGCGAAGGCAGTCGAGATGCGACTTTACCGGGCGCGGCAGCAGTTGAAGAACAAACTCAGCAAACTGCTGCAAGCTTCGGAGTAGCCATTCCGCCAAGGAATTGCTAAACGGCGGGCGATGAATTGGCTGCGATCGGTCGCAAGCTTCCTGGCCCTGCGGAGGAACACTTCACTCTTGTTAGTGACGCTCCTGCTGGCGCTCATGGGCGAGCGTCTCTGGCTGAACTTTGCTCCAAAGTATCTCCAAACCCTCGGCGCGAGCGTCGCCATCATCGGCCTGTTCGACGGACTCCAAACGCTGCTGGGCGCCCTCTACGCGTATCCAGGCGGTTGGCTGACAGATCGTTGGGGGCAACGGCGTTCGCTCCTGTTCTTCAATGTCATCGCGCTCGCGGGCTACGTCCTGGTTTTGCTCTGGCAACACTGGCTGGCGCTGGTTTTGGGCTCCGTGCTGTTCCTGGCCTGGAGCGGCCTTTCCCTGCCAGCGACGTTCACCGTCGTCGCCAGTTCGTTGGCGTCAAACCAGCACACCATGGGTATTGGCGTCCAGTCGCTGGTCCGGCGCGTGCCCATGATGCTCGGCCCGCTGGCCGGCGGCTGGCTGGTGACACATTACGGATGGGGCGATGGCGTGCGTTGCGCCTTGCTGGGATGCATCGCGCTGACGTTGTGCGCTACGGTGTTCCAGTGGTTCATGGTCGATCCCAAGCCAACCGCGTCCAAAGCAACTCCGAACCCGTCCGCAAATTTCGTCGGCGTCGTGAGATCCTTCAGTCCGGCGCTGCGGGAATTGTTGGTCAGCGACATCCTGATTCGCTTTTGCGAACGCATTCCTTCCGCCTTCGTCATTTTGTGGGCGCTGAACCACGGCGGCGTCACCGCTCAACAATTCGGCATCCTCGTCGCGATCGAGATGGCGGCCGCCATGTTGTGCTACGTGCCGGTGGCGCATCTCGCCGACAAATACGGACGGCGCCCGTTCGTTTTGATTACGTTTGTCTTCTTCACCTGCTTTCCCTTGATGCTGCTCTGGGCCACGGATTTCGCAGCGCTGTGTGTGGCGTTTGTGATTCGTGGCTTGAAGGAATTCGGCGAGCCCGCCCGCAAGGCGCTGATCATTGGCAAAGCTCCGATCGAATTTCGCGCGCGGGCCTTTGGCGCGTACTATCTGATTCGCGACTGTGTCGTCACATCAGGATCCTTGATCGGCGCCTGGCTTTGGAGCCTCAGCCCGCAGGCGAATTTCGTTGGAGCTGCGTTCTGCGGCGTGCTGGGCACGGTGTGGTTTGGGTGGTTCGTGTGCCGCAAGCGGCGGAACGAAGCTACTTCCCAGGCGCTTCTCTGAATGGGGACAGGTCGCGCCAACTTGTAGCGCAGAGTTGCACTCTGCCGTACCGCAGATTTGGAATCTGCGGCACGCCGGCCAAGCCGGCGCGGTCGGGTGAGTTTGTCGCGTAGCTGACTGCAAGTCAGCGATACAGCAGATTGAAAATCTGCGCTACGCTTCACCGCCAACTTGTGGATGCACCTCTGCAGTTGACCCGCGACCCGCCGAGATTGACGCCTGCGAAGGGAACAGGGAGACTGGTTTGCGGCAGGCATGACAACGGCGAACAAAATCACCATCCTTCGCATCCTCTTCATCCCCTTTTTCATCGTCCAGGTGTTGTACTATATCGACAGGGGGAGCGAGAATCATCGGATGCTGGCGTTCGCCACGTTTGTCGTCGCGGCTCTTTGCGATGGCGTGGACGGGTATATCGCGCGGCGGTGCAATCAGCGGAGTGAACTGGGCGCGATCCTCGACCCGCTCGCGGACAAACTCTTGCTGGTGTCCGCGATCGTGCTGTTGAGCTTCCCCAACGAACACCGTCTCGATCGCATTCCACTCTGGCTGACTGCGACCATCCTCGGGCGCGATGTGATTCTCACCATCGGCCTGGGAGTGATTCACTACACGTGCGGCAAGGTGGTAGTGCGCCCGATTCTGATCGGCAAGGCGGCGACGGTCTTCCAGATGATCACCGTGGGTTGGATTTTGCTC of the Verrucomicrobiota bacterium genome contains:
- a CDS encoding periplasmic heavy metal sensor — translated: MIRSITVLAAGLVVGVGAYLGLYFAGTSSRREMLHSQTPELLWLKNEFNLSDAEFERVSRLHDGYLPQCTQMCARIAAKDAELKALLSQTNVLTAEIEAKLTEASQLRLECQKNMLKHFYEVSRTMKPDQGKRYLAWVQEKTFLPDHGMAGEQEAGQVHEHAAER
- a CDS encoding sigma-70 family RNA polymerase sigma factor, with protein sequence MSTRPSDEEDAADMASLAAGRDAALDGLMARHGERLFHYLIRLLQNEDDASDLAQETFVRVYQHRTRFNPQARFSTWLYTIATNLVRSEYRWRKRRPHVSLEAENPETGHDFRETIADGRASPSESILADERAELVRSAVRSLPDDLRVPLILFEYERKSQSEIAAILDCSAKAVEMRLYRARQQLKNKLSKLLQASE
- a CDS encoding MFS transporter gives rise to the protein MNWLRSVASFLALRRNTSLLLVTLLLALMGERLWLNFAPKYLQTLGASVAIIGLFDGLQTLLGALYAYPGGWLTDRWGQRRSLLFFNVIALAGYVLVLLWQHWLALVLGSVLFLAWSGLSLPATFTVVASSLASNQHTMGIGVQSLVRRVPMMLGPLAGGWLVTHYGWGDGVRCALLGCIALTLCATVFQWFMVDPKPTASKATPNPSANFVGVVRSFSPALRELLVSDILIRFCERIPSAFVILWALNHGGVTAQQFGILVAIEMAAAMLCYVPVAHLADKYGRRPFVLITFVFFTCFPLMLLWATDFAALCVAFVIRGLKEFGEPARKALIIGKAPIEFRARAFGAYYLIRDCVVTSGSLIGAWLWSLSPQANFVGAAFCGVLGTVWFGWFVCRKRRNEATSQALL
- a CDS encoding CDP-alcohol phosphatidyltransferase family protein, which translates into the protein MTTANKITILRILFIPFFIVQVLYYIDRGSENHRMLAFATFVVAALCDGVDGYIARRCNQRSELGAILDPLADKLLLVSAIVLLSFPNEHRLDRIPLWLTATILGRDVILTIGLGVIHYTCGKVVVRPILIGKAATVFQMITVGWILLKWPEAWLPVWLWGAGVCTAISGLVYVWEGIRQLSVSPISAASPNQSPSRISHDPPS